The following coding sequences lie in one Myxococcus xanthus genomic window:
- the tssF gene encoding type VI secretion system baseplate subunit TssF, with product MFSKYYLSELSYLREMGRAFGLANPSVAGLLVERGADPDVERLLEGFAFLAARIRERVDDDVPELVHGLTELLLPHYLRPLPASTIVEFTPHLRALRGRSRLAAGAEVASQPIDGTSCVFRTTTDVDLLPVQLTDALLDRSSITAPVLRLYFQTTEQGRAEVFREQGLRLFIHADLSAASVVLLWLLRYCRQVRVRGASGQGDGIKLPVNAIQPVGFHRDFKLLPWPRASEGYRHLQEYLTLPEKFLFFEVRGLDAAAGLKEDRFEIAFHLERPPPLDARIHREMFRLHCAPVVNLFSVPADPILHRTLDREHLLRASDLPPNHAEVYSVDSVTGLKAGRNERRVYRPFYEFTHTAGGDAEQSFYRLRRAPSPLDEGIDTYITLETPRNIAPEVNAEEALSMDLTCTNRSLPSRLQVGDLTASTSASPTQAKFKNISPVSRPARAPLGTELHWRLLSHLAINQHSLADAAALRRLMDLYNFHSLTDNLAARASRLRINAIRAVETKPVTRFLEGAPLRGHRTRVDLDEENFMGVGDSFLFGSVLEELLASHVTINSFNELSIRLHPSQTEFAWLPRNGSQTLL from the coding sequence ATGTTCAGCAAGTATTACCTGAGCGAGCTGTCGTACCTGCGGGAGATGGGACGGGCCTTCGGGCTGGCCAACCCCTCTGTCGCGGGCCTGTTGGTGGAGCGCGGCGCGGACCCGGACGTGGAGCGGCTGCTGGAAGGCTTCGCGTTCCTCGCGGCCCGCATCCGCGAGCGCGTGGACGACGACGTGCCGGAGCTGGTGCACGGACTCACCGAGCTGCTGCTGCCGCACTACCTGCGCCCGCTGCCGGCCTCCACCATCGTCGAGTTCACCCCGCACCTGCGTGCGCTGCGCGGCCGCTCACGGCTTGCCGCCGGGGCGGAGGTGGCGTCCCAGCCGATTGACGGCACCAGTTGCGTCTTCCGCACCACCACGGACGTGGACCTGCTGCCGGTGCAGCTCACCGACGCGCTCCTGGACCGGTCGTCCATCACCGCGCCGGTGCTGCGCCTCTATTTCCAGACGACGGAGCAGGGCCGCGCGGAGGTGTTCCGCGAGCAAGGCCTGCGCCTGTTCATCCACGCCGACCTGTCCGCCGCGTCGGTGGTGCTGCTGTGGCTGCTCCGCTACTGCCGCCAGGTGCGCGTGCGCGGCGCGTCTGGACAGGGAGACGGCATCAAGCTTCCGGTGAATGCCATCCAACCGGTGGGCTTCCACCGGGACTTCAAGCTGCTGCCCTGGCCGCGTGCCAGTGAGGGCTACCGGCACCTCCAGGAGTACCTGACGCTGCCGGAGAAGTTCCTGTTCTTCGAGGTGCGCGGGCTGGACGCCGCCGCCGGGCTGAAGGAGGACCGCTTCGAGATTGCCTTCCACCTGGAGCGGCCGCCGCCCCTGGATGCGCGCATCCACCGGGAGATGTTCCGGCTGCATTGCGCCCCCGTGGTGAACCTCTTCAGCGTGCCGGCGGACCCCATCCTCCACCGCACGCTGGACCGGGAGCACCTGCTGCGCGCGTCCGACCTGCCCCCCAACCACGCGGAGGTGTACTCGGTGGACTCGGTGACGGGCCTGAAGGCCGGGCGCAACGAGCGGCGCGTCTACCGGCCCTTCTACGAGTTCACCCACACCGCGGGCGGGGACGCCGAGCAGTCCTTCTATCGGCTGCGCCGGGCGCCTTCGCCGCTGGACGAAGGAATCGACACGTACATCACCCTGGAGACGCCGCGGAACATCGCGCCGGAGGTCAACGCCGAGGAAGCGCTGTCCATGGACCTGACGTGCACCAACCGCTCGCTGCCCTCGCGGCTGCAGGTGGGTGACTTGACGGCGTCCACCTCCGCCAGCCCCACGCAGGCGAAGTTCAAGAACATCTCCCCGGTGAGCCGGCCCGCGCGCGCGCCGCTGGGCACCGAACTGCACTGGCGGCTCCTGTCGCACCTGGCCATCAACCAGCACTCGCTGGCGGACGCGGCCGCGCTGCGGCGGCTGATGGACCTGTACAACTTCCATTCGCTCACCGACAACCTGGCGGCGCGCGCCAGCCGCCTGCGCATCAACGCCATCCGCGCGGTGGAGACGAAGCCGGTGACGCGCTTCCTGGAGGGCGCGCCGCTGCGGGGCCACCGCACCCGGGTGGACCTGGACGAAGAGAACTTCATGGGCGTGGGCGATTCGTTCCTCTTCGGCTCCGTGCTGGAGGAACTGCTCGCCTCCCACGTCACCATCAACTCCTTCAACGAGCTGAGCATCCGGCTTCACCCCTCGCAGACGGAGTTCGCGTGGCTTCCGAGGAACGGCTCCCAGACGCTTTTGTAG
- the tssG gene encoding type VI secretion system baseplate subunit TssG has translation MASEERLPDAFVETAQKLAELAPRVSFFPLVAFLERLTSQATRVGGSGPVNEEMIRFRHDPSLGFPSGDVSSVTLHHVPVRAEDPYSKRPLFEVVTRFLGLTGSVSPLPHYLAEEVAQEDPDHPVRREFLDLFHHRLLSLLYRIESKYRVTSETDTSFSDQWSRRLLALGGFDTYEKPLEGTLPTWRLLRIAPLLASRARTSEQLEVALEDVLGDDLEGARVSVRQFVGRWVDIDARARLGHSNHQLGRNMLLGGKAFDRTGKIQIHIRPLPPRAYKRLMQEGDLLPLVREVVALFVRDPLEYDLELGLTEGVQHQFRLSSREPSQLGRDTWLGLSQQTQMSVPVVK, from the coding sequence GTGGCTTCCGAGGAACGGCTCCCAGACGCTTTTGTAGAAACGGCCCAGAAGCTGGCCGAGCTGGCGCCCCGGGTGAGCTTCTTCCCCCTGGTGGCGTTCCTGGAGCGGCTGACGTCGCAGGCCACCCGCGTGGGCGGCTCGGGGCCCGTCAACGAGGAGATGATTCGCTTCCGGCACGACCCGTCCCTGGGGTTCCCCTCGGGCGACGTGTCGTCCGTGACGCTGCACCACGTGCCAGTGCGGGCGGAGGACCCGTATTCGAAGCGGCCGCTCTTCGAGGTGGTGACACGCTTCCTGGGCCTGACGGGCTCGGTGAGTCCCCTGCCCCATTACCTGGCCGAGGAAGTGGCGCAGGAGGACCCGGACCACCCGGTACGGCGCGAGTTCCTGGACCTCTTCCACCACCGGCTGCTGTCGCTGCTGTACCGCATCGAGTCGAAGTACCGCGTCACCAGCGAGACAGACACCTCCTTCTCGGACCAGTGGTCCCGGCGTCTGCTGGCGCTGGGCGGGTTCGACACCTACGAGAAGCCCCTGGAGGGCACACTGCCCACCTGGCGTCTGCTGCGGATCGCCCCGCTGCTGGCCAGCCGGGCGAGGACGTCCGAGCAGTTGGAGGTCGCGCTCGAGGACGTGCTGGGCGACGACCTGGAGGGCGCGCGGGTGTCAGTGCGCCAGTTCGTGGGCCGCTGGGTGGACATCGACGCCCGGGCGCGGCTGGGCCACTCCAACCACCAGCTGGGGCGCAACATGCTGCTGGGCGGCAAGGCCTTCGACCGGACGGGGAAGATTCAAATCCACATCCGGCCGCTGCCGCCGCGCGCCTACAAGCGGCTGATGCAGGAAGGGGACCTGCTGCCGCTGGTGCGCGAGGTGGTGGCCCTCTTCGTGAGGGACCCCCTGGAGTACGATTTGGAGCTGGGGCTCACCGAAGGCGTGCAGCACCAGTTCCGGCTCTCCAGCCGGGAGCCGAGTCAGCTCGGGCGGGACACGTGGCTGGGCCTGAGTCAGCAGACGCAGATGAGTGTCCCCGTGGTGAAATGA
- the tssH gene encoding type VI secretion system ATPase TssH: MGAPIRVDPKALVRRLTPTSTRLLEAAVARASAGRFYEIVPEHMLVQMLEPEDSDVARILQQFGVDRRHLLASMERALQGLRAGSSGRPVFSETLFQWFEEAWLLASVEQGATRLRSGLLFAQFVSRRARYTAELFPELDAISRDELMSSLDVVLRPSPENVEVASADAAASGASGGAAGGAGGRGDEALKRFATSFTGRVREGKIDPIFGRHREIRQMVDILSRRRKNNPILVGEPGVGKTALVEGLAWAIVRGEVPDALKNVELLGLDLGLLQAGAGVRGEFENRLKAVISEVKASPTPIILFIDEAHTIIGAGGSQGGTDASNLLKPALARGELRTLAATTWAEYKKYFEKDAALERRFQPVKVEEPSEEDAELMLRGLRPTYEAAHGVIIRDEAVVAAVRLSSRYISGRQLPDKAVDLLDTSAARVKIELSTRPEELVQLDQEISALERERDTRKRDLAEGTGGPDEQTSLEAAEAKLSATVDARATLHARWETERTAVAALMEARKALREAAPDTDSAPLKAAVDEAAAKLAATRGEVPLVHADVDADIVARVVAGWTGVPVGKMRSDLLESVLNLEDKLRGRVRGQEAALKKVAEIIRISQAGIRNPDTPIGVMLFVGPSGVGKTETALALADALYGGERFMTTLNMSEFQEKHTVSRLIGSPPGYVGYGEGGLLTEAVRQRPYSVVLLDECEKADLEVMNLFYQVFDKGSLTDGEGRAVDFKNTVLILTSNLASDLVMRMFEDGAQPTSDEVLSVIRPALSQHFKPALLARMTVVPFGPVQRDVMRQIAEMKLAKLVSRLRTAHNVETTLAPELLDELARRCTESEMGARNMEQILQGSLMPALSRELLQHLVSGAVPPKLHVALTEGGDWDLRFAEA, translated from the coding sequence TTGGGGGCTCCCATTCGCGTCGATCCGAAAGCGCTCGTCCGTCGCCTGACGCCCACCTCTACCCGTCTGCTCGAGGCCGCCGTGGCCCGGGCCAGCGCGGGACGGTTCTATGAAATCGTCCCGGAGCACATGCTGGTGCAGATGCTGGAGCCGGAGGATTCCGACGTCGCGCGCATCCTCCAGCAGTTCGGCGTGGACCGCCGGCACCTGCTGGCCAGCATGGAGCGCGCCCTCCAGGGCCTGCGCGCGGGCAGCTCCGGCCGGCCCGTCTTCTCCGAGACGCTGTTCCAGTGGTTCGAGGAAGCGTGGCTCCTGGCCTCCGTGGAGCAGGGCGCCACGCGGTTGCGCTCGGGCCTGCTGTTCGCCCAGTTCGTCAGCCGGCGCGCGCGCTACACCGCGGAGCTGTTCCCCGAGCTGGACGCCATCAGCCGCGACGAGCTGATGAGCTCGCTGGACGTGGTGCTGCGGCCCTCGCCCGAGAATGTCGAGGTCGCCTCCGCGGATGCCGCCGCCAGTGGCGCATCAGGAGGCGCGGCCGGTGGCGCTGGCGGCCGTGGGGATGAAGCCCTCAAGCGCTTCGCCACGTCCTTCACGGGCCGGGTGCGCGAGGGGAAGATTGACCCCATCTTCGGCCGGCACCGCGAAATCCGGCAGATGGTGGACATCCTCTCCCGCCGCCGGAAGAACAACCCCATCCTGGTGGGCGAGCCCGGCGTGGGCAAGACGGCGCTGGTGGAAGGCCTGGCCTGGGCCATCGTCCGGGGCGAGGTGCCCGACGCGCTGAAGAACGTGGAGCTGCTGGGGCTGGACCTGGGCCTGCTCCAGGCGGGCGCGGGCGTGCGCGGGGAGTTCGAGAACCGCCTCAAGGCCGTCATCTCCGAGGTGAAGGCCTCCCCCACCCCCATCATCCTGTTCATCGACGAGGCGCACACCATCATCGGCGCGGGCGGCTCGCAGGGCGGCACGGACGCGTCCAACCTGCTCAAGCCGGCGCTGGCGCGCGGCGAGCTGCGCACGCTCGCGGCCACCACCTGGGCCGAGTACAAGAAGTACTTCGAGAAGGACGCCGCGCTGGAGCGGCGCTTCCAGCCGGTGAAGGTGGAGGAGCCCAGCGAGGAGGACGCGGAGCTGATGCTGCGCGGCCTGCGCCCCACGTACGAAGCAGCCCACGGCGTCATCATCCGCGACGAAGCCGTCGTCGCCGCGGTGCGCCTGTCCAGCCGGTACATCTCCGGCCGGCAGCTCCCGGACAAGGCGGTGGACCTGCTCGACACGTCCGCGGCCCGCGTGAAGATTGAGCTGTCCACCCGGCCCGAGGAGCTGGTGCAGTTGGACCAGGAGATTTCGGCGCTGGAGCGCGAGCGCGACACGCGCAAGCGCGACCTCGCCGAGGGCACGGGCGGCCCGGACGAACAGACGTCCCTGGAGGCCGCCGAGGCGAAGCTGAGCGCCACGGTGGATGCACGTGCCACGCTGCATGCGCGCTGGGAGACGGAGCGCACGGCCGTCGCGGCGCTGATGGAGGCCCGCAAGGCCCTGCGCGAGGCCGCTCCGGACACGGACTCCGCGCCACTGAAGGCGGCCGTGGACGAAGCGGCGGCGAAGCTGGCGGCCACGCGCGGCGAGGTGCCGCTGGTGCACGCGGACGTGGACGCGGACATCGTCGCGCGGGTGGTGGCGGGCTGGACGGGCGTGCCCGTCGGGAAGATGCGCAGCGACCTGCTGGAGTCGGTGCTCAACCTGGAGGACAAGCTCCGGGGCCGGGTGCGGGGCCAGGAGGCGGCGCTGAAGAAGGTGGCGGAAATCATCCGCATCTCCCAGGCCGGCATCCGCAACCCGGACACGCCCATTGGCGTGATGCTCTTCGTGGGCCCCAGCGGCGTGGGCAAGACGGAGACGGCGCTGGCGCTGGCGGACGCGCTCTACGGCGGCGAGCGCTTCATGACGACGCTCAACATGAGCGAGTTCCAGGAGAAGCACACGGTGAGCCGGCTCATCGGCTCGCCGCCGGGCTACGTGGGCTACGGCGAGGGCGGCCTGCTGACGGAGGCCGTGCGTCAGCGGCCCTACTCCGTCGTGCTGCTGGACGAGTGCGAGAAGGCCGACCTGGAGGTGATGAACCTCTTCTACCAGGTGTTCGACAAGGGCTCGCTGACGGACGGCGAGGGCCGCGCGGTGGACTTCAAGAACACCGTGCTCATCCTCACCAGCAACCTGGCCTCGGACCTGGTGATGCGGATGTTCGAGGACGGCGCGCAGCCCACCTCCGATGAGGTGCTGTCGGTGATTCGCCCCGCGCTCAGCCAGCACTTCAAGCCGGCCCTGCTGGCGCGCATGACCGTCGTCCCCTTCGGCCCGGTGCAGCGCGACGTGATGCGCCAGATTGCCGAGATGAAGCTGGCCAAGCTGGTGAGCCGGCTGCGCACGGCGCACAACGTGGAGACGACGCTGGCGCCAGAGCTGCTGGACGAGCTTGCGCGCCGCTGCACGGAGTCGGAGATGGGGGCGCGCAACATGGAGCAGATTCTCCAGGGCTCGCTGATGCCGGCGCTGTCCCGCGAGCTGCTGCAGCACCTGGTGAGCGGCGCGGTGCCCCCGAAGCTGCATGTGGCCCTGACCGAGGGAGGCGACTGGGACCTCCGGTTCGCCGAGGCCTGA
- the tssE gene encoding type VI secretion system baseplate subunit TssE, which produces MGSRGLLSRIAEGNGTLAPPGDVVESIAEHLRNLLNTRKGESVASPGYGILDLNDIVHSYPSAIPRMTQSIRQAIQEFEPRLKSVVVHYNADPVDPTALRFDITAQLATRDRRGMVRFHTQVHPGGRVDLW; this is translated from the coding sequence ATGGGCTCCCGAGGCTTGTTGTCGCGCATCGCTGAAGGCAACGGCACGCTCGCCCCGCCTGGCGACGTCGTTGAATCCATCGCCGAGCACCTGCGCAACCTCCTCAACACGCGCAAGGGAGAGTCCGTGGCCTCACCGGGCTACGGCATCCTGGACCTGAACGACATCGTCCATTCCTACCCGTCGGCGATACCGCGGATGACGCAGTCCATCCGGCAGGCCATCCAGGAGTTCGAACCGCGCCTGAAGAGCGTGGTGGTGCACTACAACGCGGACCCGGTGGACCCGACGGCGCTGCGCTTCGACATCACCGCCCAGTTGGCCACGCGGGATCGACGAGGCATGGTGCGTTTCCATACCCAGGTGCACCCGGGCGGACGCGTGGACCTGTGGTGA
- a CDS encoding HPF/RaiA family ribosome-associated protein, with protein sequence MRVEIRARNIPLTETLRTYAERRVRFALDRLSDRVKEVVVRLEDANGPKGGVDQVCRVSLRLEHGRELAIESSDTNLLAAIDRTLERASNAVTRAVGRAQRQDGARLRDAAWQPDEAAALT encoded by the coding sequence ATGCGAGTCGAAATCCGAGCCCGGAACATCCCCCTCACAGAGACCCTTCGAACCTACGCCGAGCGTCGCGTGCGCTTCGCCCTGGACCGGCTGTCCGACAGGGTGAAGGAAGTCGTCGTGCGACTGGAGGATGCCAACGGACCCAAGGGCGGCGTGGACCAGGTGTGCCGCGTGTCACTCCGGCTGGAGCACGGGCGGGAGCTGGCCATCGAGTCCTCGGACACGAACCTGCTGGCGGCCATCGACCGGACGCTGGAGCGCGCCAGCAACGCCGTCACGCGGGCGGTGGGCCGCGCGCAGCGCCAGGACGGCGCCCGGCTGCGTGACGCGGCCTGGCAGCCCGACGAGGCCGCCGCGCTGACATGA